Proteins encoded in a region of the Candidatus Methylomirabilota bacterium genome:
- a CDS encoding cupin domain-containing protein, whose translation MRYRIIGVFGALALFAAGAGTGWHSRAAWSQPAGRRMSTDVLFRQTTDEIPRPVALRVHLNRWDPGSETGRHDHPGPVLHYVLEGELENIRDNGTDVMRAGEVKWEQPRVPHNVRNVQKRPARVLTIHFDPAT comes from the coding sequence ATGCGATACCGCATCATCGGGGTCTTCGGAGCGCTCGCGCTCTTCGCCGCGGGCGCCGGCACCGGCTGGCACAGCCGGGCCGCCTGGTCCCAGCCGGCCGGCCGTCGCATGAGCACCGACGTCCTGTTCCGCCAGACCACGGATGAGATCCCCCGCCCGGTGGCGCTCAGGGTTCACCTGAACCGCTGGGATCCGGGCTCGGAGACGGGCCGTCATGACCACCCGGGCCCCGTCCTCCACTACGTCCTCGAGGGCGAACTCGAAAACATCCGCGACAACGGCACCGACGTCATGCGGGCGGGCGAGGTCAAGTGGGAGCAGCCGCGGGTCCCTCACAATGTCCGGAACGTCCAGAAGCGCCCGGCCCGCGTCCTCACCATCCACTTCGATCCGGCCACGTAG
- a CDS encoding class I SAM-dependent methyltransferase: MGVDPFFNDPSTIAVFERSFYAGDEAAEEVQEVLSWRSVPGRILDVGCNAGLHAMAWARLGADVVAIDSAPVAIELARQRAASLRPPSRVRFEVADLLEGRLDRWGRFDLITALGGVFNCIGRADLVPAFRAVHAALAPDGDFVFDVLKWFGGGRKVFLRRDGRGELKIVWEFDLDPVEGRGRVIGHFLETGALQNSERAFYTVPEITTLLGLAGLERVDVAGNLAFSEPVAAAEPSTFFRARRRQPA; the protein is encoded by the coding sequence ATGGGCGTCGATCCGTTCTTCAACGATCCCTCGACCATCGCGGTCTTCGAGCGCTCCTTCTACGCGGGCGACGAGGCTGCCGAGGAAGTCCAGGAGGTCCTGAGCTGGCGCTCGGTGCCCGGGCGCATCCTCGACGTCGGCTGTAACGCCGGCCTTCATGCGATGGCCTGGGCGCGGCTCGGCGCCGACGTGGTCGCGATCGATTCGGCGCCGGTGGCGATCGAGCTGGCGCGCCAGCGGGCCGCCTCGCTCCGCCCGCCCTCCAGGGTCCGCTTCGAGGTCGCCGACCTCCTGGAAGGCCGGCTCGATCGCTGGGGCCGGTTCGACCTGATCACCGCGCTCGGTGGCGTCTTCAATTGCATCGGACGCGCCGATCTGGTCCCCGCCTTCCGAGCCGTCCACGCCGCGCTGGCGCCGGACGGCGACTTCGTGTTCGACGTGCTCAAGTGGTTTGGCGGCGGGAGAAAGGTCTTCCTGCGCCGGGACGGCCGCGGCGAGCTCAAGATCGTGTGGGAGTTCGACCTCGATCCCGTCGAGGGACGCGGCCGGGTGATCGGCCACTTCCTGGAGACCGGCGCGCTTCAGAACTCCGAGCGCGCCTTCTACACCGTCCCCGAGATCACGACGCTGCTCGGCCTGGCCGGGCTCGAGCGGGTCGACGTGGCCGGGAACCTCGCCTTCTCGGAACCGGTGGCCGCGGCCGAGCCGAGCACGTTCTTTCGGGCTCGCCGCCGACAGCCCGCATGA
- a CDS encoding DinB family protein, with translation MARMPEARSLAVWRRRAIERMSRSRAATLALLDRLPEGALLTARTQGDWSIKDVLVHIAAWEEEGRRRLALIARGRGHRIVWYDTMAEADRFNTRAVQAARKAGLPAVRRRLARARAGLIRTLKRLPPRALADPTHDLPVTRWLREFAWTHERAHRRDIREWWRTARGR, from the coding sequence ATGGCGCGGATGCCGGAGGCGCGCTCGCTGGCCGTCTGGCGCCGGCGGGCCATCGAACGGATGAGTCGATCGCGCGCCGCCACGCTAGCCCTCCTCGACCGCTTACCCGAGGGGGCGCTCCTCACGGCGCGGACCCAGGGAGACTGGTCCATCAAGGACGTCCTGGTCCACATCGCGGCCTGGGAGGAAGAGGGCCGGCGCCGCCTCGCGCTGATCGCGCGCGGACGCGGGCACCGGATCGTCTGGTACGACACGATGGCCGAGGCCGACCGCTTCAACACGCGGGCCGTCCAGGCCGCGCGCAAGGCGGGGCTGCCCGCGGTGCGCCGCCGCCTCGCCCGGGCGCGCGCCGGGCTGATCCGGACGCTCAAGCGGCTTCCGCCCCGCGCTCTCGCCGACCCGACGCACGACCTGCCCGTCACCCGGTGGCTCCGCGAGTTCGCCTGGACGCACGAGCGGGCGCATCGCCGGGACATCCGCGAGTGGTGGCGAACGGCCCGCGGGCGCTGA
- a CDS encoding DUF692 family protein, with amino-acid sequence MSLSIGAFYNPHLAQATLEAHGLIEHLAMADPPRPDDPCFPLIQGRFVLLLHDFLGQLSEPLDGPALARARQLAALYRSPWAAEHLQRVHTTGGDAFVDYVFPPVYTEDLLRDYVANARALREALALPLVLEPIPTYLALPMPQLGEIEFVRRFYAESGCGMLLDISHAWLSAHYAGVPPQDFVAALPLERIVELHVAGVEPDRDLDGPWIGAAVPDREILELALYAAARAPGLRAVTFDAFSSALTAEVLRAGVRAIRDAFGLPA; translated from the coding sequence GTGTCCCTCTCGATCGGTGCCTTCTACAATCCTCATCTCGCCCAGGCGACCCTCGAGGCCCACGGGCTGATCGAGCACCTGGCCATGGCCGACCCGCCGCGGCCCGACGATCCCTGCTTTCCCCTCATCCAGGGACGCTTCGTGCTGCTCCTCCACGATTTCCTCGGACAGCTCAGCGAGCCGCTCGATGGACCGGCGCTCGCGCGCGCGCGCCAGCTCGCCGCGCTCTATCGCTCTCCGTGGGCCGCCGAGCACCTCCAGCGCGTCCACACGACCGGCGGCGACGCCTTCGTCGATTACGTGTTCCCGCCGGTCTACACGGAAGACCTGCTCCGGGACTACGTGGCCAACGCGCGGGCGCTTCGCGAGGCCCTCGCGCTTCCGCTCGTGCTCGAGCCGATCCCGACCTATCTGGCGCTCCCGATGCCTCAGCTCGGCGAGATCGAGTTCGTCCGCCGGTTCTACGCGGAGAGCGGCTGCGGCATGCTGCTCGACATCTCCCATGCCTGGCTGTCCGCCCACTACGCGGGCGTGCCGCCGCAGGACTTCGTCGCGGCCCTGCCGCTCGAGCGGATCGTCGAGCTCCACGTGGCGGGCGTCGAGCCCGACCGGGACCTGGACGGACCCTGGATCGGCGCCGCGGTCCCCGATCGGGAGATCCTGGAGCTCGCCCTCTACGCGGCCGCTCGCGCGCCCGGGCTCCGGGCGGTCACCTTCGATGCCTTCTCGAGCGCGCTGACCGCCGAGGTGCTGCGGGCGGGCGTCAGGGCCATTCGCGACGCCTTCGGCCTGCCGGCGTGA
- a CDS encoding ABC transporter substrate-binding protein — protein sequence MASSLWVGRRFEYSVRQIYCLVHAEAPVMSRFRSAPVLVLILALATLPVASPAQPPAPAAALMVQVTSEPPGLDLTATPASATAAVVFYNVQEALVKVDQHGTLVPWLAERWHTADNLNYTFFLKRGVRFHNGRPFTAEDVKYVLDRARNPETKHPHVKHYEDIATIHVKDEHTVTVTLKQPNAMFLYNLARQGSVMYPREAVEQLRSQPVGTGPFTLARWDRGDRIVLKRYPDYHGKGLPRLDQVTFRFIPDPNAALAALQAGDIDVLAFGLGPESIEVVRRAPNLQLILGETTNDVILALNNAKKPYADVRVRRAITYAVNKDEIVKGAMFGFGRILGTNVDPLNPYFVDMAKAMAYSPEKAKQLLAEAGYPHGFDAVLRVPPQYPYTVRTGEVIVGQLAKVGIRAKLEQIEWGQWLDRVYKNADYDLTIIGHAEAWDAGNYANPKYYFRYDSPRFQEVFKESERTLDDAKRRALYGELQKIMVEEAPVVWLYVYPRIVAAKKGVQGIWKDLPTPSLDLSEVAWVK from the coding sequence ATGGCGTCCTCCTTGTGGGTCGGGCGACGCTTCGAGTATAGTGTGCGCCAGATCTACTGCCTCGTCCACGCGGAGGCCCCCGTCATGAGCCGATTCCGTTCCGCGCCGGTCCTCGTGCTCATCCTGGCCCTGGCCACGCTCCCGGTGGCCAGCCCGGCCCAGCCGCCCGCGCCCGCCGCCGCGCTCATGGTGCAGGTCACCTCGGAGCCGCCCGGACTCGACCTGACGGCGACGCCGGCCTCCGCGACCGCGGCCGTCGTCTTCTACAACGTCCAGGAAGCGCTCGTGAAGGTGGACCAGCACGGGACGCTCGTGCCGTGGCTCGCCGAGCGATGGCACACGGCGGACAACCTGAACTACACCTTCTTCCTGAAGCGAGGGGTCAGGTTCCACAACGGCCGGCCCTTCACGGCCGAGGACGTCAAGTATGTCCTCGACCGCGCCCGGAACCCCGAGACGAAGCATCCCCACGTCAAGCACTACGAGGACATCGCGACGATCCACGTCAAGGACGAGCACACGGTCACGGTCACCCTCAAGCAGCCGAACGCCATGTTCCTCTACAACCTCGCGCGCCAGGGCTCGGTGATGTACCCCCGCGAGGCGGTGGAGCAGCTCCGATCCCAGCCCGTCGGCACCGGCCCCTTTACACTGGCCCGCTGGGACCGCGGCGACCGGATCGTCCTGAAGAGGTACCCGGACTACCACGGGAAGGGGCTGCCCCGGCTCGACCAGGTGACCTTCCGATTCATCCCGGACCCCAATGCCGCGCTGGCCGCGCTCCAGGCCGGCGACATCGACGTGCTGGCGTTCGGTCTGGGACCCGAGTCGATCGAGGTCGTCCGCCGCGCGCCGAACTTGCAGCTGATCCTGGGGGAGACGACCAACGACGTGATCCTCGCGCTCAACAATGCGAAGAAGCCGTACGCGGATGTGCGGGTGCGGCGTGCCATCACCTATGCCGTCAACAAGGACGAGATCGTCAAGGGCGCGATGTTCGGCTTCGGCCGCATCCTCGGGACCAACGTCGACCCGCTGAATCCGTACTTCGTCGACATGGCCAAGGCGATGGCCTACAGTCCCGAGAAGGCCAAGCAACTGCTGGCCGAGGCCGGCTACCCGCACGGCTTCGACGCCGTCCTCCGGGTCCCGCCGCAGTATCCGTACACCGTGCGGACGGGCGAGGTGATCGTGGGGCAGCTCGCCAAGGTGGGGATCCGCGCGAAGCTCGAGCAGATCGAGTGGGGTCAGTGGCTCGACCGGGTCTACAAGAACGCGGACTACGACCTGACGATCATCGGCCACGCCGAGGCGTGGGATGCCGGGAACTACGCCAACCCCAAGTACTACTTCCGCTACGACAGCCCGCGTTTCCAGGAGGTCTTCAAGGAGTCGGAGCGGACGCTCGACGACGCCAAGCGGCGCGCCCTCTACGGAGAGCTCCAGAAGATCATGGTCGAGGAGGCCCCGGTGGTCTGGCTCTACGTCTACCCACGGATCGTGGCGGCCAAGAAGGGCGTGCAGGGAATCTGGAAGGATCTCCCGACGCCCTCGCTGGACCTGTCGGAGGTCGCCTGGGTGAAGTAG